TAaactcttgttttgtttcctccagATCTGGACCTGTgctcaaaaaaggaaaaagcagaaTATTTTATGGGATTCACAAGGTAACCAGGTGTGACATTAGCTTCATAAGCCCCTCACATGTGACGACTTTACAGTGACCTCCCCCGTGTCATCCCCAGGACTTCCCCTGTGTGGCAGTAGTGGGGCTGGGTAAACACAATGCTGGTGTTTGTGGGCTGGAGAACTGGGACACCAGCAAGGAGAACATCAGGCAGGCAGTGTCGGGTAAAGGACGTTCCTTTATTTTCACGTGGGTTTATATTAATTTGTGGctaatttgtgtatttctctCTGCGTGTTCAGCCGGCTGCCGGCTACTTCAGGACCTGGAGGTGAAACACGTGGAGGTGGACGGTTGTGGAAACAACCAGGCGGCGGCAGAAGGTGCCACTCTGGGTTTGTTTCAGTACGACCAACTCAAATCCAAGAAGAAGACCAAAGTAACGACACAGCTTCACGGCAGGTAGAGCAACAAACTGGAGGTTATTAAGTTTAAAGTTGATGTACAACGAGCAGTAacagtttctctctgtgtgttcttAGTGCTGACAAAGTGGGCTGGGAGAAAGGAGTTATGTATGGCGAAGGCCAAAACCTGGCCCGACTTCTCATGGAAGCTCCGGCCAATCACATAACTCCTACTGCTTTTGCCAACACCATCGAAGAGAAACTAGCTCCACACTCTGAGCGAGTCACAATTAAGAAGAGGTTGGTGCTTACTTCATCGTTAATCATCATCACTGCTGTTCATTTAGCCAgaaagctatatatatatatacacacagtgtaaacatttgtcatttgtatTGTTGGTCAGCTGGAATAAGTGAAACTAAGACATgaagtattttaatttttaccttGTGTActtgttctgtgtgtgtctgtgtgtctgacaaCGTGTTGCTGTGAGACACCCGTTTGATCAAACTGTGACCTATGTTATTTCCTTGTTAGACACCTATGTTCTTGTGTTAGAACAGCTTGCCTTCATGAAATATGTATAAATTGaacatttttgaacatttagcTCTAATTTATAGTGAATCACTAATAGTAATTTATCTGGAAAATTAATTCCCTCCTCTGCTCCAACATCATAACTTTGTATGAACGTAGTATCTGATCAACACCTTGAGGGAATTTCTTCAAACTCGAGGATGTGCTGATTAAAACTTGGGTGTTGAAAGGTCTCTGTGAtctcacaaatacacatttgtaATAATTATGACAAGATTAACACTGATCATCTGGATATAAGGGCACTTAGTCAGTATGTGTCGTATATTAAGAAGCATGTAAACACTGGGCAACGGGAAGAATTTCAGCAACTTTGAGAAGGACTAAATTTGAATGTCTAGACGACTGTGCCAATGCTTCTCTAAAACTGTTCCAGTCTGCTTTAGTCAGTACCAATCAAATGTTTTCGAAGAAGTAGTGAGCTGGCGAGAGATTCACGGGCTGCCAGGGTTCACTGAGGGAATCTGCTCAGCAGTTACCCGTAAACCAGAAAACTATTAGACCCACTCTCACATAATGTGACTAACTAACTTATcactgaataataaataaataaatcttttttgcAGATCCCAGGCTTGGATAGAGGAGCAGCAGATGGGAGCCTTCCTTAGTGTGTCTAAAGGATCAGAGGAGCCCCCTGTCTTCCTGGAGCTACATTACAACGGTTCAGCTGAAAGTAAGCAGCAACCGCTGCTGCTGGTGGGCAAAGGCATCACATTTGACAGGTAAACGATGACGTCACACTTTCTGCacttccattacccctagaaatgtaCGAAACCTAAATATCGCGATAAAAAACTGGTAGTgaaaacacctacatttcaaaaaaactcGCAAGAACACTTTTATGTCCTATGAGGTGATATTTCAGAGATATTGATATAAGAGtgtattgcaaaagtgcaatggaaacactttttctgcaCTTCCCCATCACCGACGTTCtcggagatgatgcaggaggtcatgtgaccagttaatttgaagtccatttcctcaagGTGAAGTCTCGCGGGACAAGTTTTTTGGTGGATTGCTGGATATTGCAAAATGAGAGTAACAGTTAATTTGTGACacacttttcaatggaaacacgtacaaagaacAATTGTAGCTTagtgaaatttcagaaatatcgcttttagcgaaggggtaatggaaatgcagctggtGTCCATTATAAACAtctaatgaaacattttattaaaacaatgcGGCGCtcttgtctgtgtctgcagtggaggtatttctctgaagccctCGCTTTCTATGGACGCAATGAGAGCAGATATGGGCGGAGCCGCCACCGTGTGCGCGGCCATCGTCACGGCAGCGGCTCTGAAGCTGCCGGTCAACATCATCGGTGAGCTTCTTCATCCAAcaccatttgttttctttcatgcttGGTGCACAGACGAGCGCCGTCACATCTGACTAACTAATACACTCAGGTCTGGCCCCGCTGTGTGAGAACATGCCCAGCGGAAAGGCGACCAAACCAGGCGACGTTGTCACGGCCAAGAACGGAAAAACTATTCAGGTGGGTGGTGAAAGGTGATGAGTTCAAACAGCTGCCAGAGTGTGCTTGTATAGATGAAAAGGTTTTATTGTTATGCTATGTTCAGGTTGATAACACAGATGCAGAGGGCAGACTGATCCTCGCTGATGCTCTCTGTTATGGACACGCCTTCAACCCCAAAGCCATTGTCAATGTTGCTACGCTAACAGGTGGgaagtaatttatttatgcattcaCATAAAATTTACATCACGTTAgtagatttttaattttctagTTGAATCTTCAATCATGAAGCTAATTTTCAATATGATGAAAGGTTGCTTCTTCTGTCTCTTAAGGTGCAATGGATGTAGCTCTCGGCTCGGCGGCAACAGGAGTATTTACAAATTCTGACTGGCTCTGGGAGCAGCTGCACAAGGTACAGCCgatacacaacaaacacagtgtCTCAGCCTCCCAGCTCCTCTGTTGACATATGCGtgattgcgtgtgtgtgtgtgtgtgtgtgtgtatgtgtaggcCAGTGTTGTGACAGGTGACAGAGTGTGGCGGATGCCTCTGTTCCAGCACTACACCCAACAGGTGACTGACAGCCAGCTGGCCGACCTCAACAACATCGGCAAGTACAGCCGGTACGTAGCTTTGTAACCACGCAGCATACCCTCGAGTCTCTTCAAGGCTCTGATTCCTGGTATCTGACTGGTGTCTGTTGATTTGTCCCTAGTTCTGGTGGTGCCTGCACAGCAGCTGCTTTCCTGAGGGAGTTTGTCACAGCTCCTCACTGGGCTCATCTGGACATTGCTGGTGTGATGAGTAACAAAGATGAAGTTCCTTACTTGAGGAAAGGCATGTCCGGACGACCAACACGTACGTTGGTGGAGTTTGCTGCCGGGCTGGCCCACAGTGACTGAGAGATGTACAGAAAATCTGATCAGACGCTTGGGAATAACTCTTCTAGTGAGATTCAAATATGACAACGACGGAGAGCTATACGTCAAGGGTCAACGTCCATCTATATTTGAACAGTTCCTTGGAAGAACTGAtaatagaaagataaaaaataaatattctgtaAAGTTTTTAGGCTTTGTGTAATTCCCCTTTCTGTCCCAAAAACTGGTTGTGAGTTATTAATACTTAGTCATTTATATGTTACATAAATGAATTGGTAAATAAAACGTATTTAATAAATGCTGGGGTAATGGTGTGATAATTTAATGTCTCGTCCCAAACTCACATCCAATAAGATGCCGCTTTAACATCGTCCACTCTTCGTTTATTGTAATTTGAACAAGACTTTGAAACTTGGACTGGCTGCATGGATTTTCTCCACAGGATCAGCACAAGCAAACCAAGCCATTGTTTTGGGCCCCATGGATAAAAAATGAGCAGAGGAGCTCGCAGATGGAAACCTCTTGACATattctgcaataaaaaaaaacacagaatatgcGGTCACATATTTCATAATCCTCTTTAGGGGTCCTCTTCTATCTATCCCAAGATAAATTTCACTAGTTTGTATTGGGGAAGGATATGAACGTGTTTTCCCTGGGCCCCTCAAAATCTAGGACTGCCTCTGCACAGCATTGGAGTTGGCACCTGGCATATGTTTCCTTTTTCCCAGATGACGTGTTGGATAGATGTGTTGGGTAAACTCCATAGTTATTTATGGGATCCCAAAAATGTTGAAACCGGAACTTTATCTAAATATAACTGCGtgatgtgttatttaaaaaaaaaaaaaacaacaacaaaaaaaaaaaacaccttgaaCAAGCCCAACAACAAGATGTGGATTAAGAGTCCACATACTGGTCGCTACAGGATGCAACGGGAATCATCGTGCTCCATGTGCGCATGTGCGAACTGTGGAGACAGGAAACACTCACCTCAGTCAAGATGGCCTCGTCCATGAGTGGGATGTTTCCCGGCCAGCAACCGCCCGGTGCACTTAATGTCGGGGGTCCCGGTGGACCGGGTCAACCTGGCTTCCCCGGTGCCGCCGCCAGGCCCCACGGAAACAACACGCTGGTGGATGAACTGGAGGCTTCCTTCGAGGTAGGAGGCGGTGTGTTAGCTTCCATTAGCCGTGCGTGCTAACTGTTGTTAGCTGCCTTAGCGGGCGTCATAAACTGGTGTTGCTGCACTGCagcctgtttatttttcatttgttagtTTACTGAATTGGGGCAATGCACATTAACAACATTACGTGTTAGACATCAGTATAAATGCGTTGGACctagcacaaatgctaaatttCAGTCGTAGTCCCAAGGCAGGTATTTACACTACACAGAAGACCTCACTACTACAAATCatacaatagacaattacaAAAACAGACATAGGAAGACAGTGTCACAATAAACCAAGAAAAGACACAGGCAATGTCAAAGATAAACAATATTATAACAAAACACTTTGACCCAcaattacaaaaagatgagataagattTTGTCACATGTACAGTAATGTACCACATCATATATATAATCTGCTTTTggcctttgtttttcatttatttatttcttacttaaagtctaatttatgttgtaaagttttatgcttatttaagttttgtgttttctgtacaagagagcaaagtgaccagagtGAAATTCCTTGTActtgtatgtgtgcacatacatacatacacagtaGGAGTGGCTCTGTCCAATTatttctggtttctggttttcAAAGTTTGCTGGATGCAAACAAATATGTGAACACTGGCTTTCCACCATTCATATCCAACTTAATTACTTTAATGGGTGCTaaataaaatgagctcattaGATTAACGTTACAAGGTGGTGTTGCCGCTGTGGAGCGTTGAATCTGCTGgacataaaacataataagTTTTATAAGAACTCAGTCAGAAAAAACGTCCACATAGATTTTAGCTTTGTTCAGCTTTTCAGACACTGATTTGTACAACTTGTTATTAGTCTGCTGCCATGTTTCTAGTCTGAGAGAAAGTGTTGGTGGTTACTAGTCTCTAATATCTTTCAATTGAGCCATTTATCTAAGGTTAGTTACTCTCAATGTGATTATAAGTGTCAGTGTAAAGACAGCAACTAATAACTTAATATCACCAGTTCAGAtaaaagaatttttttaaaaaaggcacgACACTAAAATCTGTTTGAGTAACAAGGTGTGTACTTGTATAAACTGCAAAACCAATATGAGGAACAGCCAACATCAGTGGCGAGTTTAAATCCCTGCAGCCGCACAGTTTTCCCAGAAGAATGACGTTTGTTAATGGGGCCTATCTGTAATTCTCACTTTGATAAGTACCTTTGGTTTCGTGTAACTCTTTAGACAAGGGACCGTGAcacaaaaaattatatatttactcACTGAGGAAGTAATTGTTTCACAGACTGTGTGCCATGCAAGATCACAGACAAATATATTTGGTACGTCCCTCAAAGAGTAGATTCTGACTAAAGCTGCAAAGCTGATTGTCCATCACTTGGAAACATCTAATTAAACAACATCAGACTCGCTCACTTATCTCTTTATCCTTATTCATTAATAATTTGGTAAGATATTAAACCACACTCTTCAGCAGATCTACTTTGCTAAAGACTTTTTGTGCATTCATTCTTTAGGCTTGTTTTGCATCCCTGGTAAGCCAGGACTATGTTAATGGAACGGACCAGGAGGAGATACGAACTGGTGAGTAAAGCCCTGTATGTTATTTTCTCCTGTGTCTTACGCTGCAGTGTGTGTTCTGATGTTGTATGTAAAGTTTCTGTCTGATGACTCCAGGGGTGGACCAGTGCATACAAAAGTTCCTGGATGTGGCTCGGCAAACGGAGTGCTTCTTTTTACAGAAAAGGCTTCAGCTTTCTGTGCAGAAACCAGAGCAGGTGGTGAAAGAGGTAAAGTAGCCGGATTTCCATACAAGGCCTACCTCTAAACCACTTcgcaccgcccactttaaatcgACATTTCCATTGCtaatgatgactggaaaagtaatgtcGTTCTCTACCAACCCGAGAATGGTTTTCTCCAAACTCCTCATCTTATCCGTTGTTTTCCTAACATTTGTGTGTAAAATCTACTCCTGATCCTTGAATTCTCCGTAAAGGCTAATCCTAAACATGGCCactcatgtattatttatttctctccatTTGCCAGTATGCCTTCTCTCTTCTCAAGaacgtttcttttttctcacttCAGGATGTGTCAGAGTTGCGTAATGaactgcagaggaaagaaatgCTGGTTCAGAAGCACTTGACCAAGCTGCACCACTGGCAACAAGTGCTGGAGGACGTGAGCCTTCAGCATCGCAAACCGTCAGACCTTCCCCCTCCCGGACCGCTGGCCTTTCTGGAGCAGGCCTCCGCGAGTCTGCCCCCCGCTcctttaaaaccaaactaaCACAATAAAGGTGCAGTCACGTTAGTAGAAACTTCCCCACGCCCAGGCTGAATAATTAAGAATGTTTCTCCACATAACAGTGTTCACATCTGTAAGGTTGATGTTCTGACCTGAGCGTGTGCCACAGCTGGTTGGAGgctaaaacaggaaatgcattCATCTGGGTTTATTTGAAGTAAATGGGAGGAACAATAGAGACTTGTGGGACAGAAGTGTATTTGAAAACCTCACGTGTTGCCCACTGCTGATATCTGACACAGCTGAGGATCAGTTTGCTGCCAGGAAATAATGGcatagttttattatttcttctgtATTTTGATTTGTGTAAATATTTCCATTGCTCActtttttactgtaaaaataaaatttgtgtattttgaacCAGGACTTGAGccttatacattttatatatgttaTTGAAAACAATGTCTGATTTATTGAAGCATGCATTCCTTTACTATGATTACTATTCAGCATGAAAACAGATGTATAAAACCTCCTAAGAAGATGACCTCTGATAACGTCAGGAGGGTTATCTCGGCTCTGACTGAACCTCTGCTACAAACAGTGGGACATGAAGCTTACAGGGTGTCTCAAAGTGAAAAGATCAAACTGACGCTATCAAGTTGCACCATTTAATTTGTATGGCCAAGGATTTTACTTCAGGTTTCGACACTTCATTCCTCTGATTTTATGCAAATCTACTAAATCAATTCCAAGCCCTATTAATCACTCACTGTTCCAGTAGTAGCTGGAGTACTTACAAAGTTATTACTTAGACATATCAGCtgtatttacataaaatatcACAGCTTAAGCTCGTCattatggttaaaaaaaaaaaaaaaactacctgcCAACATCACCCGCATTAAATCATGACAGAGGAATGATGATTGAAGACTGAGCCTCCTGACAGCCTGCTGTCCCTGATGTATTCAGCGTTTTCACACCATAACAGACTTGTTCTGTTCGGCTTCGCAGCTCTCGCCTGCTCACTGACATTACATTCAGACTAAAATCCTCACAGATGGGTTCCAGGGACAAAGCTCTCCACCAAGCAGGAGTCTGTGGTCGATACACGAGGAAACCTGGattgtgaattatttattagGTCACTAATAACCCTCTCTCTAATTGAGATCACGTCTAGTGGACTGAGTTAGCTAGTTATGTATCTTCTAGATTAGTCCATGCCCTTTTCTTGTGGGGAATCACTGAGGGAAAGGTACACtgtaaaaagaatgaataaattgTTATACAAGTCAAATTTATAAGACACAATCATACATCATCTAATTATGAGAAAATATTAGTATTGTCAGTTTCCAGATCAAGGTTATAAAATGCTGAAGCAAACTAAGTCAAAACTGTACAGTGCTGCACAAAAGCTTTGGTCCATGTCTTGCTGTTCCTCTAACTATGTTGAAATTATGAGATTAGATTCATAAAGGACTCTGATGAGGACAATCACACACACGTTTTAACTGGAGACAAGAGGTGGCTcaaaagaggagtaaaggaggacATCTCTGAGACACCACTCAAAAGGCAGTCACCCCATTCTCATCTCCAGTCTAGACATCCTGGCCATTAATGGACCTTTTATTCCCACCCAGGTTAACCTGAATAACGTCCTCTAATTCAGGGTGTTATGGaattatgtaaattaaaagtcaaaatcTTACACAACCAAATTAAAGGTGTAAAGTGTtttgactgaaataaaatgtatgcgGTGACATGTAAGAATTGTGGGACAAATCATGAGAATGCAAATCAATTTTTTGGGaagtaaaaaatacattaaaaaatatagaatagaatagaatagaatagaatagaatagaatagaatagaatagaatagaatagaatgtaGAACACGGGTTGTACAGTGCAAagaaacagtattaaaaaataattttaattaaaaatg
The nucleotide sequence above comes from Mugil cephalus isolate CIBA_MC_2020 chromosome 2, CIBA_Mcephalus_1.1, whole genome shotgun sequence. Encoded proteins:
- the med28 gene encoding mediator of RNA polymerase II transcription subunit 28; amino-acid sequence: MCELWRQETLTSVKMASSMSGMFPGQQPPGALNVGGPGGPGQPGFPGAAARPHGNNTLVDELEASFEACFASLVSQDYVNGTDQEEIRTGVDQCIQKFLDVARQTECFFLQKRLQLSVQKPEQVVKEDVSELRNELQRKEMLVQKHLTKLHHWQQVLEDVSLQHRKPSDLPPPGPLAFLEQASASLPPAPLKPN
- the lap3 gene encoding cytosol aminopeptidase encodes the protein MLLVRRAVQTAARTNHCRSFSTSQTHLNERKGLVLGVFEKEGEEGSLLLTEAAEGFDKTLSGKLSELLKISGPVLKKGKSRIFYGIHKDFPCVAVVGLGKHNAGVCGLENWDTSKENIRQAVSAGCRLLQDLEVKHVEVDGCGNNQAAAEGATLGLFQYDQLKSKKKTKVTTQLHGSADKVGWEKGVMYGEGQNLARLLMEAPANHITPTAFANTIEEKLAPHSERVTIKKRSQAWIEEQQMGAFLSVSKGSEEPPVFLELHYNGSAESKQQPLLLVGKGITFDSGGISLKPSLSMDAMRADMGGAATVCAAIVTAAALKLPVNIIGLAPLCENMPSGKATKPGDVVTAKNGKTIQVDNTDAEGRLILADALCYGHAFNPKAIVNVATLTGAMDVALGSAATGVFTNSDWLWEQLHKASVVTGDRVWRMPLFQHYTQQVTDSQLADLNNIGKYSRSGGACTAAAFLREFVTAPHWAHLDIAGVMSNKDEVPYLRKGMSGRPTRTLVEFAAGLAHSD